In a genomic window of Temperatibacter marinus:
- a CDS encoding bifunctional folylpolyglutamate synthase/dihydrofolate synthase — protein MNEIDQKCAASDAILTRLMSLHPKVIDLSLGRLMTLLKKLGNPQNSLPPVIHIAGTNGKGSTTATFRAIAEAAGHRVHAYTSPHLVRFHERIRLAGQLISETYLSEILQEVEEKNAGDSITYFEVTTAAALLAFSRTPADFCILEVGLGGRLDATNVIPKPALTCITPVSMDHEQFLGHTLEAIAKEKAGIIKEDTPLIVGPQQGPALQAIAREADIKNAPTSLWNKHYEAVIHSETGDLIYEDAKGKLVLPQSTLHGRHQIMNAAMAIAIARTQKALSIPESAIKAGLGWVRWPARLQEIEDSLLNDLLPDEHALWLDGGHNPAAAVVIKKFIHDELGEDLGERPVFLILGMMGTKDATGYLKNLTGTVNQVIAVDIPGEENAAAPAFLAAAATDVGIHGTMATSVTKAIEAIAEQTKTGPAPFILLGGSLYLAGSILREIGYLPD, from the coding sequence ATGAATGAAATCGACCAGAAATGTGCCGCCAGTGATGCTATCCTGACGCGCCTAATGTCTCTGCATCCAAAAGTAATTGACCTCTCGTTGGGGCGATTAATGACGTTGCTTAAAAAACTTGGAAATCCGCAAAACTCACTCCCCCCGGTTATTCATATTGCTGGCACCAATGGAAAAGGATCTACCACTGCAACATTTCGGGCCATTGCTGAGGCAGCAGGCCACCGTGTTCATGCTTACACCAGTCCTCATTTGGTTAGATTTCATGAGCGCATTCGCCTCGCAGGGCAATTAATCTCAGAGACTTATCTGAGTGAAATTCTCCAAGAGGTTGAAGAGAAAAATGCAGGCGACTCTATCACTTATTTTGAGGTTACCACAGCTGCTGCCCTGCTTGCTTTCTCAAGAACTCCTGCTGATTTCTGTATTCTTGAAGTAGGCCTTGGGGGTCGTCTAGACGCTACAAATGTCATCCCAAAGCCAGCCCTAACTTGTATCACGCCTGTCTCGATGGATCATGAGCAATTTCTCGGACATACACTTGAAGCCATCGCTAAAGAAAAAGCTGGGATAATCAAAGAGGATACCCCCCTTATAGTCGGCCCACAGCAAGGTCCTGCTCTACAGGCTATTGCTCGAGAAGCAGACATTAAAAATGCTCCAACATCTCTCTGGAACAAGCATTACGAGGCGGTCATTCACTCTGAAACTGGCGATCTGATCTATGAGGATGCTAAAGGCAAGCTGGTTTTACCTCAATCCACGCTGCACGGTCGTCATCAGATTATGAATGCGGCCATGGCCATTGCTATCGCACGAACACAAAAAGCGCTCTCAATTCCAGAATCTGCGATCAAAGCTGGGCTCGGCTGGGTTCGCTGGCCTGCAAGACTTCAAGAAATTGAAGACAGTCTGCTTAATGATCTTCTTCCCGATGAACATGCCCTATGGTTAGACGGTGGACATAATCCAGCGGCGGCTGTTGTTATAAAGAAATTTATCCATGACGAACTAGGTGAAGATCTTGGAGAACGCCCAGTCTTTCTCATCTTAGGCATGATGGGAACAAAAGATGCCACAGGCTATTTAAAAAATCTTACGGGAACAGTCAATCAGGTTATAGCCGTGGATATTCCCGGCGAAGAAAATGCAGCCGCTCCCGCTTTTCTAGCTGCCGCAGCAACGGATGTGGGAATTCACGGCACTATGGCAACATCAGTGACAAAGGCTATTGAGGCAATCGCCGAGCAGACAAAGACTGGACCAGCCCCTTTTATCTTGTTAGGGGGGTCCCTTTATCTAGCGGGATCAATTTTAAGAGAAATTGGGTATTTACCAGATTAG
- the accD gene encoding acetyl-CoA carboxylase, carboxyltransferase subunit beta — protein MNWLTNYVKPKLQAVLNRKDTPDNLWHKCKNCGQMIFHKDFVANQYVCGHCDHHDRMPPEDRFASIFDRSTYKQLEMPKVQEDPLKFRDTKKYPDRLKDARAKTGDNDAVKAAVGKVQGNDTVVLVQNFFFMGGSMGMAVGEGIISAAKHAIKIGAPLVICTASGGARMQEGILSLMQMPRTTVALQLLKEAGLPYVVVLTDPTSGGVSASYAMLGDVHIAEPGAMIAFSGPRVIEQTIREKLPEGFQRSEYLREHGMVDMVVHRHHMNEELGKVLGFLMGGKWSSRSTQAAE, from the coding sequence ATGAATTGGTTGACAAACTATGTTAAGCCGAAATTACAAGCGGTTTTAAACCGTAAAGATACACCTGATAATCTTTGGCATAAATGTAAAAATTGTGGCCAGATGATCTTTCATAAAGATTTCGTCGCCAATCAATATGTATGCGGTCACTGCGACCATCATGATCGCATGCCTCCTGAAGATCGATTTGCTAGCATTTTCGATCGCAGCACTTATAAGCAACTTGAGATGCCAAAAGTGCAGGAAGATCCTCTTAAGTTCAGAGATACAAAAAAATACCCTGACCGCCTCAAAGATGCCCGTGCTAAAACAGGCGATAATGATGCGGTGAAAGCCGCAGTAGGTAAAGTACAAGGAAATGATACAGTTGTTCTTGTGCAGAATTTCTTCTTCATGGGTGGATCTATGGGTATGGCCGTTGGAGAAGGCATTATCTCTGCCGCTAAACATGCCATTAAAATTGGTGCCCCTCTAGTGATTTGCACTGCATCAGGCGGTGCGCGCATGCAAGAAGGCATTCTGTCATTGATGCAAATGCCTCGTACGACAGTAGCTCTGCAGCTTCTAAAAGAAGCCGGTCTGCCGTATGTGGTTGTACTAACAGATCCCACATCTGGAGGCGTATCTGCTTCCTATGCTATGCTGGGGGATGTTCACATAGCAGAACCTGGCGCTATGATAGCTTTTTCAGGGCCGCGTGTGATTGAACAAACGATCCGTGAAAAACTTCCTGAAGGTTTCCAGCGCAGCGAATATCTCCGCGAACATGGCATGGTTGATATGGTTGTTCACCGCCATCATATGAATGAGGAACTTGGTAAAGTTCTTGGCTTCTTAATGGGAGGCAAGTGGAGTTCTCGCAGCACACAAGCTGCAGAATAA
- the trpA gene encoding tryptophan synthase subunit alpha yields the protein MSRLPKTFERLNREKRAAFITFITGGDPDFETSLKILKGLPAAGADIIELGMPFTDPSADGPSIDKAAQRALASGGSLKNTLKMVAEFRHDDQETPIVLMGYFNPVYTYGIESFSTDAAEAGVDGLIIVDLPPEEDEELRGPANTAGLDVVRLITPTSDDERIQTIVDGASGFVYYVAVAGITGAQSSTAQIAGDAVQRIKKHTDLPVAIGFGIRTQEQAREMAKVCDAAVVGSAIVETIAADLDKNGKASVETASKTLEFVKSLAAGVRSA from the coding sequence ATGAGCAGATTACCCAAAACATTCGAGAGATTAAACCGTGAAAAGAGAGCGGCTTTTATCACTTTCATTACAGGAGGAGATCCTGATTTTGAAACCTCCCTCAAGATTTTAAAAGGTCTCCCTGCTGCGGGTGCAGATATCATCGAGCTTGGCATGCCTTTTACAGACCCTTCTGCAGATGGTCCAAGCATTGATAAAGCGGCTCAACGGGCTTTAGCCAGTGGTGGGTCGCTTAAAAATACGTTGAAAATGGTCGCAGAATTTCGACATGACGATCAAGAAACTCCTATTGTTCTAATGGGCTACTTCAATCCTGTTTATACCTATGGAATCGAAAGCTTTTCCACAGATGCAGCAGAAGCAGGCGTGGACGGTCTTATTATTGTCGACCTTCCTCCAGAAGAAGATGAAGAACTGAGAGGCCCCGCTAATACTGCCGGTCTTGATGTGGTGCGGCTCATTACACCAACTTCCGATGATGAACGTATTCAAACCATCGTCGACGGTGCTTCTGGTTTTGTTTACTATGTTGCTGTCGCTGGCATAACAGGGGCACAGTCGTCTACGGCGCAAATAGCTGGCGATGCAGTGCAAAGGATTAAAAAACATACAGACCTGCCCGTAGCGATAGGGTTTGGCATCAGAACACAAGAGCAAGCCAGAGAGATGGCAAAGGTTTGCGATGCGGCCGTTGTTGGATCCGCAATTGTGGAAACAATTGCAGCAGATCTTGACAAGAATGGTAAAGCAAGCGTAGAGACAGCATCGAAGACTTTAGAATTTGTCAAAAGCCTCGCTGCTGGTGTAAGATCAGCCTAG
- the trpB gene encoding tryptophan synthase subunit beta, producing the protein MTYTPNSLRSGPDERGHFGIYGGRYVSETLMPLLLDLEKQFEKAWQDPAYQEELAYLNKEYIGRPSPLYFAERMTEHFGGAKIYLKREELNHTGAHKINHAIGQVLLAKRMGKTRVIAETGAGQHGVATATVAALFNMECTVFMGAVDIERQKPNVFRMKLLGAEVKPVTSGSATLKDAMNDALRDWVTNVHDTFYIIGTVAGPHPYPKMVRDFQSIIGQETRAQILEKEGRLPDKLIACVGGGSNAIGLFHPFLDEPDISIDAVEAAGHGVDTDQHAASILGGSPGVLHGNRTMLLQDEDGQIQEAHSISAGLDYPGIGPEHVWLNEKGRINYVNATDEEAMEAFQLCCKLEGIIPALESSHALAHLARIAPTLDKDKIIVLNLSGRGDKDIFTVADHLGVEI; encoded by the coding sequence ATGACTTATACCCCAAACAGCTTACGCAGTGGCCCAGATGAGCGCGGTCACTTTGGAATTTACGGCGGTCGCTATGTGAGCGAAACATTAATGCCGTTGCTTCTAGATCTCGAAAAGCAATTTGAAAAAGCATGGCAAGATCCAGCGTATCAAGAAGAACTTGCTTACCTAAACAAGGAATATATTGGCCGCCCGAGCCCGCTTTATTTTGCAGAGCGTATGACAGAGCATTTCGGCGGGGCAAAAATTTACTTGAAGCGCGAAGAGCTAAATCATACAGGGGCTCACAAGATTAATCATGCGATCGGTCAAGTCCTTCTGGCTAAGCGCATGGGTAAGACCCGTGTCATCGCTGAAACTGGCGCGGGTCAACACGGTGTCGCGACTGCTACAGTCGCCGCTTTATTCAACATGGAATGTACAGTCTTTATGGGCGCTGTAGATATTGAACGTCAGAAGCCAAATGTCTTTAGAATGAAACTGTTAGGCGCGGAGGTAAAACCTGTCACCAGTGGGTCAGCGACTTTAAAGGATGCAATGAATGATGCCCTAAGAGACTGGGTGACGAATGTCCATGACACATTTTATATTATCGGCACTGTAGCTGGACCGCACCCTTATCCTAAAATGGTCCGTGATTTCCAGAGCATTATTGGCCAGGAAACTCGCGCACAAATACTAGAAAAAGAAGGGCGTCTTCCTGATAAGCTCATTGCTTGTGTCGGCGGAGGATCCAATGCCATCGGCCTATTCCATCCCTTTTTAGATGAGCCAGATATTAGCATTGATGCTGTAGAAGCTGCAGGACACGGCGTTGACACAGATCAGCATGCGGCCTCTATTCTTGGAGGGAGTCCAGGCGTGCTTCACGGCAATCGCACCATGCTCCTTCAAGATGAAGACGGCCAGATCCAAGAAGCCCATTCTATTTCAGCAGGGCTTGATTATCCTGGCATTGGACCTGAACACGTATGGCTTAATGAAAAGGGCCGTATTAACTACGTCAATGCAACTGATGAGGAAGCTATGGAAGCCTTCCAACTCTGCTGTAAGCTGGAAGGGATTATTCCTGCCTTAGAAAGCAGTCATGCTCTTGCCCATCTTGCACGCATTGCCCCGACACTGGATAAAGATAAAATAATAGTCCTGAACTTATCTGGGCGCGGTGATAAAGATATCTTCACTGTCGCAGATCATCTCGGGGTGGAGATATAA
- a CDS encoding phosphoribosylanthranilate isomerase, producing MTQSSVSVKICGITTMEAAEAAAEAGAAYLGFISFPKSPRHLTLSKAQELGKSLPQGPARVGVFVNAAEQDILEMIEALDLTHLQFHGHESPEHIRALKDKTGLQTIKALAIADSSDLEKAVPYYKSVDFLLFDAKPPKGSDLPGGNNVSLPWALLRNLKTPLPWFVAGGIHRGNMHEAVHQSHATMIDISSGVESKPGLKDIAKIKALLYEIKQMK from the coding sequence GTGACACAGTCCTCTGTATCCGTAAAAATTTGTGGAATTACCACTATGGAGGCCGCGGAAGCTGCGGCTGAAGCCGGGGCTGCCTATCTGGGTTTTATTTCTTTCCCAAAATCACCAAGACATCTGACTTTATCAAAGGCTCAGGAATTGGGAAAATCACTGCCCCAAGGACCCGCACGTGTCGGCGTATTCGTAAATGCAGCGGAGCAGGATATTCTTGAAATGATCGAGGCACTTGATTTGACGCATCTTCAATTCCATGGTCATGAAAGTCCTGAACATATCCGTGCGCTTAAAGACAAAACCGGCCTGCAGACCATCAAAGCTTTAGCGATTGCTGACAGCAGCGATCTAGAAAAGGCTGTCCCTTATTATAAGAGTGTAGATTTTCTTTTGTTCGATGCTAAACCACCCAAAGGGTCAGACCTACCAGGCGGCAATAATGTCAGCTTACCCTGGGCCTTACTCAGAAACCTCAAAACACCGCTGCCTTGGTTTGTAGCAGGAGGTATTCACAGAGGGAATATGCACGAGGCTGTGCACCAAAGTCATGCCACTATGATCGATATTTCTAGCGGTGTTGAGAGCAAACCAGGGCTAAAAGATATCGCAAAGATCAAAGCCCTCTTGTATGAAATTAAGCAAATGAAATAG
- a CDS encoding crotonase/enoyl-CoA hydratase family protein: MRYETVKITLDGHVGHVALNRPAKLNAMSGLMFEEIGAAVDALCENPEVRAIVLSGGESKHFTVGLDLKEAAGFLMEQAKDPARHRDRLRRHVKNWQHGLDAADRARVPVIAAIHNACIGGGVDMITACDIRLCTKDSFFSIKEIDVGIVADVGTLQRIGHLLPNGLVRELAYTGREFKAEEAKSYGFVNTVYDTKDDMLEGAFALAKMIASKSPMAMTGTKAVLNHARENSIQSGLEYVATWNSAMLLGDDVQKAAMAMLSKAEVEFENLLSYETAIEKKKKA; encoded by the coding sequence ATGAGGTATGAAACCGTAAAAATCACCCTCGATGGGCATGTGGGACATGTTGCCCTGAACCGCCCAGCGAAATTAAATGCTATGAGCGGCCTCATGTTTGAAGAAATAGGAGCTGCTGTCGATGCACTTTGTGAAAATCCAGAAGTTAGAGCAATCGTTCTGAGCGGCGGCGAGAGTAAGCATTTCACTGTTGGCCTTGATCTCAAAGAAGCAGCTGGTTTTTTAATGGAACAAGCCAAAGATCCTGCCCGTCACAGAGATAGATTAAGGCGCCATGTAAAAAATTGGCAGCATGGCTTAGACGCCGCAGACCGGGCTCGAGTTCCCGTTATTGCTGCCATTCATAACGCTTGCATCGGCGGCGGTGTTGACATGATTACAGCTTGCGATATTCGCCTTTGTACGAAGGATAGTTTTTTTTCCATCAAAGAAATTGATGTTGGGATTGTTGCAGATGTAGGAACCTTGCAGAGAATTGGCCATTTATTACCGAATGGCCTGGTTCGTGAGTTAGCATATACAGGTCGAGAATTTAAAGCAGAGGAAGCCAAATCATACGGTTTTGTCAATACCGTCTACGACACCAAGGACGATATGCTAGAGGGAGCCTTTGCTCTTGCAAAGATGATAGCATCCAAATCTCCAATGGCCATGACAGGAACCAAAGCCGTTCTTAATCATGCACGAGAGAATAGCATTCAATCTGGTCTTGAGTATGTAGCGACATGGAACAGTGCTATGCTGTTGGGAGATGATGTACAAAAAGCTGCTATGGCAATGCTCAGTAAAGCAGAGGTTGAATTTGAAAATTTGCTTTCCTATGAAACAGCGATTGAGAAAAAGAAAAAGGCTTAA
- a CDS encoding B3/B4 domain-containing protein, whose translation MQILVDQKFQSLGFAVHLGAIHFPVQVTESPAGLVESLQAEAESRQAEMMGEAASSDPIIASIREAFKICGKDPSRYRPSSEALLRRVMSGKDLYFINNVVDAANLLSLGTGLPVGCYDIDQINGDITLRVGTENETYEGVGRGSINLEGLPLLADDQGPFGTPYSDSLRTSVTETTTNFLLILFGLNIEVDYLEQIADAADLIYSQYCIPEDKLAELENELEEDQLNEV comes from the coding sequence GTGCAGATTTTAGTGGATCAAAAATTTCAATCTCTAGGCTTTGCTGTTCACCTTGGGGCCATTCATTTCCCTGTTCAAGTGACAGAAAGTCCTGCGGGGCTTGTAGAAAGCCTGCAAGCTGAAGCAGAGAGCCGACAAGCAGAAATGATGGGGGAAGCTGCCAGCAGTGATCCCATTATTGCCTCCATAAGGGAGGCCTTCAAAATATGCGGCAAAGATCCCAGTCGATACAGGCCTTCTAGTGAAGCTCTCCTAAGACGTGTCATGTCAGGCAAAGATCTTTATTTTATTAATAATGTCGTCGATGCTGCAAATCTACTCTCACTTGGCACTGGCCTTCCAGTAGGGTGCTACGATATCGATCAGATTAATGGGGATATCACGCTGCGCGTCGGCACAGAAAATGAAACCTATGAAGGCGTTGGTCGCGGATCTATTAACCTTGAAGGCCTTCCTTTACTCGCGGATGACCAAGGCCCTTTCGGCACACCCTATAGTGATAGCCTGAGAACCAGTGTGACGGAAACAACAACAAATTTTTTACTCATTTTATTTGGGCTCAATATAGAAGTCGACTATCTAGAGCAAATTGCCGACGCCGCAGACTTAATCTATTCACAATATTGTATTCCAGAAGACAAATTAGCTGAGCTGGAAAATGAACTTGAAGAGGATCAACTCAATGAGGTATGA
- a CDS encoding 3-hydroxyacyl-CoA dehydrogenase NAD-binding domain-containing protein encodes MTKTINFEVDSDGVALMTIDLPDASMNVINAQVIEDFETCVDQVLSDEAIKGCVITSGKTGSFVAGADLTMLGGMDMANASLEEQFEATFNLNRVFRKMETGGKDMKTLAKEGTKPFAAAINGLALGGGFEIALACHYRVCTNDPKTQIGFPEVQIGLLPGAGGTQRLPRLIGIQNAAQPLMTAKNFNPFTAQGFGILNEVVDAADVVGKAKDYVAKTSSAIAPWDKKGFKFPGGGGAMDPRAVQVFVGANAMAQKQTKQNYPAVQAILSCVYEGSIVPMDTALKIESKYFLNLLKGPVSQSMIRTLFLNKQAVEKGSLRPKGPEKNKVKRLGMLGAGLMGAGIAYVSAKVGMDVVLFDVSKDSAEKGKDYSRNLVKKGVERGKVSKEKGDALLERIIPTDSYDDLADCDLIIEAVFEDPKVKKEVTEKVEAVIGKDVVYGSNTSTMPITGLAKNFTRPHQFIGIHFFSPVDKMPLVEIIMGNETDDATLALALDYVSQIKKTPIVVNDSRGFFTSRTFGTYVTEGYCMVQEGVNPALIDNAGKMVGMPVGPLAVGDEVAIDLSYKVGKATRDALGDAYVATPADAFVEKMMELERYGRKNGKGSYVYPEGGKKYLWPDLNEHFPLSDEQPTLEAVKERLLVRQVVEAARCFEEGVLIDASSADVGAIFGIGFPPFLGGPFSYLDTVGIASFVETADRLADKHGERFRPTQQLRDMASSGETFYTPTNPKGKKAA; translated from the coding sequence ATGACTAAAACAATTAATTTTGAAGTAGATTCAGACGGCGTTGCTTTGATGACAATTGATCTACCTGATGCATCAATGAATGTCATCAACGCTCAGGTTATCGAAGATTTCGAAACCTGTGTTGATCAAGTTCTCTCTGACGAAGCGATTAAAGGCTGTGTCATCACTTCAGGAAAAACAGGCTCATTTGTGGCTGGTGCTGACCTAACAATGCTTGGCGGCATGGATATGGCGAATGCGTCACTCGAAGAACAATTTGAAGCAACATTTAATCTTAATCGTGTTTTCCGTAAAATGGAAACTGGTGGTAAGGATATGAAGACCTTAGCAAAAGAAGGAACCAAACCTTTCGCTGCAGCGATCAATGGCCTTGCCCTTGGTGGCGGATTTGAAATCGCTCTTGCCTGTCATTACCGCGTTTGTACTAATGATCCAAAAACTCAGATTGGTTTCCCTGAAGTACAAATCGGATTGCTACCTGGTGCTGGAGGCACGCAACGTCTTCCACGCCTTATTGGCATCCAAAATGCCGCGCAACCCCTCATGACCGCAAAGAATTTTAACCCCTTCACAGCTCAAGGCTTTGGCATTTTGAACGAAGTCGTGGATGCTGCAGACGTCGTGGGCAAAGCAAAGGACTATGTGGCAAAGACATCCTCTGCCATTGCGCCATGGGATAAAAAAGGCTTTAAATTTCCTGGCGGCGGCGGCGCTATGGATCCACGTGCTGTTCAAGTCTTCGTTGGCGCTAATGCCATGGCTCAAAAACAAACCAAGCAAAATTATCCTGCGGTTCAGGCCATCTTGTCATGCGTCTACGAAGGATCAATCGTGCCCATGGACACCGCTTTAAAAATTGAAAGCAAATATTTCCTTAACTTGTTGAAAGGGCCAGTTTCACAAAGCATGATCCGCACTCTGTTCCTAAATAAACAAGCTGTGGAAAAAGGATCTCTTCGTCCGAAAGGCCCTGAGAAAAACAAAGTGAAGCGTCTCGGCATGCTTGGTGCGGGCCTTATGGGGGCTGGAATCGCCTATGTTTCAGCAAAAGTTGGTATGGATGTTGTTCTTTTCGATGTCAGCAAAGACAGTGCTGAAAAAGGAAAAGATTATAGCCGCAATCTTGTGAAAAAAGGCGTTGAACGAGGTAAGGTCTCCAAGGAAAAAGGCGATGCACTTCTTGAGCGCATCATCCCAACAGATAGCTATGATGACCTTGCTGACTGTGACTTGATCATCGAAGCTGTTTTCGAAGATCCAAAAGTGAAGAAAGAAGTGACGGAAAAAGTTGAGGCCGTCATTGGCAAAGATGTTGTTTATGGATCAAACACATCAACAATGCCAATTACAGGCTTGGCGAAAAACTTCACACGCCCTCATCAATTTATCGGTATTCATTTCTTCAGCCCTGTGGATAAAATGCCTCTTGTTGAAATTATTATGGGCAATGAAACCGATGATGCAACACTGGCTCTCGCGCTTGACTATGTATCACAGATTAAGAAAACGCCTATCGTGGTCAATGATAGCCGTGGTTTCTTTACAAGCCGTACATTTGGCACCTATGTAACTGAAGGCTATTGCATGGTTCAAGAAGGTGTGAACCCCGCTCTAATCGATAATGCTGGGAAAATGGTTGGGATGCCGGTCGGCCCTCTCGCTGTCGGCGATGAAGTTGCCATTGATCTTTCATACAAAGTTGGCAAGGCAACACGGGATGCCCTTGGTGATGCCTATGTTGCAACTCCAGCCGACGCTTTCGTTGAGAAAATGATGGAACTAGAGCGCTACGGCCGTAAAAACGGGAAGGGTTCTTACGTCTATCCTGAAGGAGGTAAAAAATATCTCTGGCCTGATCTCAATGAACATTTCCCTTTGTCAGATGAGCAGCCAACCCTAGAAGCTGTTAAAGAGCGACTTCTTGTGCGTCAAGTCGTAGAAGCAGCACGCTGTTTCGAAGAAGGTGTCCTCATTGATGCGTCCTCAGCAGATGTAGGAGCAATCTTCGGAATTGGATTCCCTCCTTTCCTTGGCGGTCCTTTCAGTTATTTGGATACTGTTGGTATAGCGAGTTTTGTTGAAACAGCAGATCGTCTTGCCGATAAACACGGCGAGCGGTTCCGGCCGACACAACAATTGAGAGATATGGCATCCTCAGGGGAAACTTTCTACACCCCAACAAACCCCAAAGGTAAGAAGGCAGCATAA
- a CDS encoding acetyl-CoA C-acetyltransferase, with protein MTEAYIYDHVRTPRGKGRKDGSLHEITPVQLATQVLEALRERNDLDTSVVDDVVMGCVSPVGEQGGCIPRIAAINAGYAETTAGFQVNRFCASGLEATNIAAAKVMSGEADMAIGGGVESMSRVPMGSDGAAWATDPAVAFHSYFVPQGVSADLIATKYGFSRDDCDAYAVESQKRAAKAWSEGRFDKSIVPVKDVIGMTALAKDEHMRPEADMQSLGGLKPSFIEMGAFGFDDVAVQKYPELEKINHVHHAGNSSGIVDGSAGILIGNKEIGEKLGLKPRARIKSMASIGSEPTIMLTGPSYAAEKALKKAGMAVADIDLYELNEAFASVVLRMMQKLNIPHDKMNVCGGSIAMGHPLGATGAMILGTVLDELERSGKETALATLCIGAGMGTATIIERV; from the coding sequence ATGACTGAAGCCTATATTTATGACCATGTGCGCACACCGCGTGGAAAAGGCCGTAAGGACGGCAGCTTGCACGAAATAACACCCGTTCAACTGGCCACTCAAGTATTAGAAGCTCTGCGAGAACGGAACGACTTGGATACGTCTGTCGTAGATGATGTTGTCATGGGCTGTGTTTCCCCTGTGGGTGAACAAGGAGGATGTATTCCGCGCATCGCAGCGATTAATGCTGGGTATGCAGAGACAACCGCTGGTTTTCAGGTCAACCGTTTTTGTGCTTCAGGTCTTGAAGCAACAAATATCGCTGCAGCGAAAGTCATGTCTGGCGAAGCAGATATGGCAATCGGCGGTGGTGTTGAAAGCATGAGCCGGGTTCCTATGGGCTCAGATGGCGCTGCTTGGGCAACTGATCCAGCGGTTGCGTTCCATTCTTATTTTGTGCCGCAAGGTGTTTCAGCTGATCTGATCGCTACGAAGTATGGATTCAGTCGCGACGACTGCGATGCTTACGCTGTAGAAAGCCAAAAACGCGCTGCTAAAGCATGGTCTGAAGGACGCTTTGACAAGTCAATCGTTCCCGTAAAAGACGTCATTGGCATGACAGCTCTCGCAAAAGATGAGCATATGCGTCCTGAAGCGGACATGCAGTCTCTAGGGGGTCTAAAACCTTCTTTCATTGAGATGGGCGCCTTTGGTTTTGACGATGTCGCGGTACAAAAATACCCCGAACTTGAAAAAATTAACCATGTGCATCACGCAGGAAATAGCTCGGGCATCGTAGATGGCTCTGCAGGCATTCTTATTGGGAACAAAGAAATTGGCGAGAAACTTGGCCTTAAGCCAAGAGCTCGTATCAAATCAATGGCTTCAATTGGTTCCGAGCCTACAATTATGCTGACGGGTCCAAGCTATGCAGCAGAAAAAGCCCTTAAGAAAGCGGGCATGGCTGTAGCGGATATTGATTTATACGAATTGAATGAAGCTTTTGCTTCTGTTGTTCTACGTATGATGCAGAAACTGAATATACCTCATGATAAAATGAATGTTTGCGGCGGATCTATCGCGATGGGACACCCACTAGGTGCGACAGGAGCAATGATCCTTGGTACCGTTCTTGATGAGTTAGAGCGTAGCGGCAAAGAAACAGCCCTTGCAACGCTTTGTATCGGTGCTGGTATGGGTACAGCAACTATTATTGAACGTGTGTAA